In Rhodospirillum rubrum ATCC 11170, a genomic segment contains:
- a CDS encoding thermonuclease family protein yields MKSFVALALGFAVLHAPLARAECYQWPLREHQGRVVYDGDTLYTTLPGAPAELAAISVRIRGIDTAEIRAKCDEERYQATAARDYLEHLLSQGQPEFCEVAWDKYGGRVDATVRVGGKDIATEMVRAGFARSYSGGARASWCG; encoded by the coding sequence ATGAAGTCGTTCGTTGCCTTAGCCTTGGGTTTTGCCGTTCTCCATGCGCCGCTGGCGCGGGCCGAGTGTTACCAGTGGCCGCTGCGCGAGCATCAGGGGCGGGTGGTTTATGATGGCGATACGCTTTACACCACCCTGCCCGGCGCGCCGGCCGAACTGGCGGCGATCAGCGTGCGCATTCGCGGCATCGATACCGCCGAGATCCGGGCGAAATGCGACGAGGAACGCTATCAGGCCACCGCCGCCCGCGATTACCTGGAACATCTGTTGTCGCAAGGCCAGCCCGAGTTCTGCGAGGTCGCCTGGGACAAATACGGCGGCCGGGTCGATGCCACGGTGCGGGTGGGCGGCAAGGATATCGCCACGGAAATGGTCCGCGCCGGCTTCGCCCGCAGCTATAGCGGCGGCGCGCGCGCAAGCTGGTGCGGATAA
- a CDS encoding DMT family transporter, with protein MSCFALVLVVLAAVIHASWNLLSKRAASAGPTFVFAYTFTACLAYAPWALWLIAQGAVAWSASVVGCLLISGIVHLGYSLCLQRGYQVADLSVVYPVARGTGPLLAVLAAIVFLGEQPSLRGVFGLIAVVGGIALISTQGRLAAFRKPGGSSGVLWGLATGGLIASYTVVDAYGVMTLGIAPVVLDWFANGARVVLLAPLIAANPRRAREAMAGKWPLAIGVGLLSPLSYILVLAALDIGAPLSIAAPLREMSMMVGALLGMVLLKERVGAWRFGGCAVLLCGVVALGGA; from the coding sequence GTGTCGTGCTTCGCTCTCGTTCTCGTCGTCCTTGCCGCGGTCATTCATGCCAGTTGGAATCTGCTGTCCAAGCGCGCCGCTTCGGCCGGGCCGACCTTTGTCTTCGCCTACACCTTCACCGCCTGCCTGGCCTATGCGCCCTGGGCCCTCTGGTTGATCGCCCAAGGGGCGGTCGCCTGGAGCGCCAGCGTCGTCGGTTGCCTGCTGATCAGCGGGATTGTCCATCTTGGCTATAGCCTCTGCCTTCAGCGCGGCTATCAGGTCGCCGACCTGTCGGTTGTCTATCCGGTGGCGCGCGGCACCGGTCCGCTGCTCGCGGTCCTCGCCGCCATCGTGTTTCTTGGCGAGCAACCAAGCCTCCGGGGCGTTTTCGGGCTAATCGCCGTGGTCGGGGGGATCGCCCTGATTTCGACCCAGGGCAGGCTGGCGGCGTTCCGCAAACCCGGCGGTTCCAGCGGCGTTCTCTGGGGACTGGCGACGGGGGGCCTGATCGCCTCCTATACGGTTGTCGACGCTTATGGGGTGATGACGCTTGGCATCGCCCCGGTCGTGCTCGATTGGTTTGCCAATGGCGCGCGCGTCGTGCTTCTCGCGCCGCTCATCGCCGCCAATCCCCGGCGGGCGCGTGAGGCCATGGCCGGCAAATGGCCGCTGGCGATCGGCGTCGGCCTGCTCTCGCCGCTGTCCTATATTCTGGTGCTGGCCGCCCTTGATATCGGCGCGCCGCTCAGCATCGCCGCCCCCTTGCGCGAGATGTCGATGATGGTCGGCGCCTTGCTCGGCATGGTTCTGCTCAAGGAGCGGGTCGGGGCGTGGCGGTTCGGGGGATGCGCCGTTCTTCTGTGCGGGGTCGTCGCCCTGGGCGGCGCGTGA